The Bacteroidota bacterium genome segment CTCCTCAACGTCTCGCGGCCTCAACTATTTCACTCCTACCCCTAACCGGGGGCCTGTGACCCCACGCCGCGCGCTTCTGCGTTCCCCTACCGAATCCTCTCTCCTCACACCAGACCCTACCTACCATGGCCCTCTCCCCCGACACCCCCGCCGCGCGCGGCCACGACTCCCGCGAGCGCGACCGTGCCCGCCAAGCCTACCCCGACGCCTATGCCGAAGGCGCGGCTGCCTTCCACAGCGGTGCCCCGCTCTCGGCGAATCCGTACCCTCAGAACTCCGGCGAGCACGCCGCCTGGCGCTTCGGTTACACGGACGCGCAGAAGGCCTAGCCCGCAGTGCGCCGCAGCCGGGCGGCAAAGGCCCCGTCGGTGCCGTGGCGCTGCGGCAGCGCAGCGTAGGTGCCGGCCTCGGTGACGAACGCGCGCGGTACCAGCCCGTCGGCGCGCTCCAGTGCGAAGCCGGGGTGCCGGGCGAGAAAAGCAGCGACGCGGTCCTCGTTCTCCTCCGGCTCGGTGGTGCAGGTGCTGTAGACCAGCAGCCCCCCGGGCCGGACGAGTGCAGCCGCGGCGTCCAGGAGTTCGTCCTGCAACGCGGCGAGGTCGGCGAGGGCGTCCGGCGCACGCCGCCAGCGGAGGTCGGCGCGCTTGGCGAGCACGCCCAGCCCGGAGCACGGCGCGTCAAGCAGCACGCGGTCGCCCGCAGGTGCGCCGGAGCGAGCTGCGAGGTCGCGCAGGTCGGCGGCCTCGACCTCGACCGAGGTCAGCCCGTGCGCCGACGCGGCCGTGCGGATACGGTTCGCTTTGCCCGCGTGGAGGTCGAAGGCCCGAACGCGCCCGGCGTCGCTCATGCGGAGGGCCGCGTAGAGCGCCTTGCCGCCCGGGGCGGCGGCGAGGTCTAGGACTGTATCGCCCGGCTGCGGATCGAGCACGCGGACGACAAGCGCTGCGGCCTCGTCCTGCACCGCCACGGTGCCACCGGTGAACAGCCCGGCGCGGAGGACCGGTTGCAGCCGGTCTACGGTTACGAAATCGTCCAGGTAGCGCGAGGGCGAGGCGTCTACGCCGAGGGCGCTGAGCCGCTCCCGGATCTGGTCCACGTCCGTACGCCGCGTGTTCACCCGGAGCGCGTAGCGCGGGCGGGCGTTGTTCTGCGCAAGGAGCGCCTCGGTCTCCGCGTCGCCGTAGCGCTCCAGCCAGCGCCGGACCATCCAGGTCGGGTGCGAGTGGCGAATGGCGAGGTCGCGCGCCGGGCGGCCCGTGTCCGGCATCGGCAGCCGGTCGCGCGCACGGAGAGCAGCGCGAAGCACGGCGTTGACGAGCCCCCCCGCCTTCGGCCGGACCTCGCGCTTGGCCAGCTCCACCGCCTCGTGGACGGCGGCGTGTGGCGGGGTGTCGAGGAAGAGCAGATCGTACAGGCCGATGCGGAGGATCTGCCGGAGCACGGGCTCCATCGCGCCGAGGTCGCCCCGGTAGAACTGCGCGAGGAGGTAGTCCAGCCACCGCCGCCGCCGCGTCACGCCCGCGACGTACTCGACAGCCTGGCGCTCCGCGCGCGCCTCCTCGTCGCTCAGCGTCGCATTTCCGCCGAAGGCATCGGCGTAGGCCCCGCCCTCCTCAATCCGCGCGAGGCGGGCGAGGGCACGGGCGCGAGCAGAGGCAGGCGGCTTCGACACGGAGGCAAGCTGGTTTTTGGAACCGAGGCGGGAGGATACGCGCTGGCTTGGTAGGAATGGGAGAAGCGGGAAGAACGGCTGGATCGGGAGGACAAGGCAGGTTCGCCCGGAGCGCGACAGTGGCGAGTCAGCCCTCGGGCGAGGCACGCCTCGCCCCTACAGATGGGCGCAGAGCGCATGGGTCTTCGAGGCTTCGCTGTTTTCCCCGCTCCCCCCGCGCCTCTTTGCGATACCTGCGGAAAGAATGCGTCCGACCGTGCCGAACAAGATGGTGCCCCCGACCTCAGCGACCGCGCGAGCTAGAAGTTTCGAGAGCGGAAGCCCGTCCTCCAGCCGTAGACCAGCATCCAGAGACTCAGCAGCGACCCAAACCCGGCCAGCCCGCGCGCAACCGCAACGTTGACCCAGGGCGGCACGAACGGGAAGCCTCCCGTCCACCCCTCCGCAGGGGCGAGCAGAGCTGCCCAGGCGGCCACTCCGGCGAGGGCGAGCAGGAGCGCGCTCAGGCTGAGCACGCGCACGACCGGCCAGCGCGGCCCGATCAGCGCCCCGCCGCACGCGGCGAAGACCACACCGCAGAGCCCAAGCACCCATCGCGGTGCCTGGAACGCCTCCGGCTCCGCTGCGAGGGCTCCTGTGGCTACGAGGAGAAGGAAGAGGCCACAGCCGAGGCTCAGCAGCCCGGCCAACGGGTGGTACGAAGGGGGCGTCTGAGCCATGCCCGACGTATCGTCTCTTGGGGCGGCCCCCGTAAGCTCAGGCACGCGCAGCTTTCGCTGCTTCCGAGGCCGCGATGAGCAGGGGATCCACGGCGGGCGCAAGCGGCGGCGTGTAGATTAAGTCGATCTCGTCGCGGATGCGCTCCGCGGTGTAGCCCTCGCGGACGAGCGGGACGAGCGTGTTGACCCGCAGGGCCGCCCCCTCCTGCCCCACACACTCGCCGCCGAGCAGCCGCCCCGAGCCGCGCTCGACGACGAGGCGAACCCAGAGCGGCTTCGCGTTCGGGTAGACTTCCACCCGCGACCAGTGCTTCACCGAGGACGCCACGGCGTCGATCCCTGCGTCGCGGGCTTCGCTGAGCGAAACGCCCGTGCGGGCGACTTCCACGCCGAAGGCGCACACGGCGAGGGCTTGCGTGACCGGGGCGAGCGTTCTGCGCCCGCCTCGCCCCTGCCGCGCTGCATTGCGCGCTGCCACGCGGGCCGACTGCCGAGCGACCGGCGCGAGCGGGAAGTAGACCGGCCGGCCGTCGAGCACGCGGGGC includes the following:
- the rsmB gene encoding 16S rRNA (cytosine(967)-C(5))-methyltransferase RsmB, which produces MSKPPASARARALARLARIEEGGAYADAFGGNATLSDEEARAERQAVEYVAGVTRRRRWLDYLLAQFYRGDLGAMEPVLRQILRIGLYDLLFLDTPPHAAVHEAVELAKREVRPKAGGLVNAVLRAALRARDRLPMPDTGRPARDLAIRHSHPTWMVRRWLERYGDAETEALLAQNNARPRYALRVNTRRTDVDQIRERLSALGVDASPSRYLDDFVTVDRLQPVLRAGLFTGGTVAVQDEAAALVVRVLDPQPGDTVLDLAAAPGGKALYAALRMSDAGRVRAFDLHAGKANRIRTAASAHGLTSVEVEAADLRDLAARSGAPAGDRVLLDAPCSGLGVLAKRADLRWRRAPDALADLAALQDELLDAAAALVRPGGLLVYSTCTTEPEENEDRVAAFLARHPGFALERADGLVPRAFVTEAGTYAALPQRHGTDGAFAARLRRTAG